A single Hippocampus zosterae strain Florida chromosome 1, ASM2543408v3, whole genome shotgun sequence DNA region contains:
- the btg3 gene encoding protein BTG3 isoform X2, with protein sequence MKQELAAVFALMKLLVTKLHVQKTELFIEKLLVALKEKFQDHWYPDNPSKGQAYRCIRVNLSNSQDPELMRACKESGVQFCELGLPPVLTLWVDPGEVACRIGEDNPCFSVARFPNNSKSGVEDSSSSGSDSDSSSGYDSTDASLLPISSRRCSDTNASAFRLPAWYAKALLPGKSHILPRAH encoded by the exons ATGAAGCAGGAGCTTGCGGCCGTGTTTGCGCTTATGAAGTTGCTGGTAACCAAGTTGCATGTGCAAAAAACTGAGCTTTTCATTGAGAAGCTATTGGTTGCCTTAAAGGAGAAATTTCAGGACCACTGGTACCCGGACAATCCCAGTAAAGGACAAGCGTATAG GTGCATTCGAGTGAACTTGTCCAACAGTCAAGATCCAGAACTTATGCGGGCCTGTAAGGAGAGCGGGGTTCAATTCTGTGAGCTGGGATTGCCGCCTGTCCTCACTTTATGGGTGGACCCCGGTGAAGTGGCCTGCAG gATCGGAGAGGACAACCCTTGCTTCTCGGTGGCCAGGTTCCCCAACAACAGTAAAAGTGGCGTTGAAGACAGCTCGTCTTCAGGTAGCGACTCGGACTCGTCATCCGGGTATGACAGCACGGACGCATCGCTCCTTCCCATTTCCTCCAGACGCTGCAGCGATACG AATGCATCTGCTTTTCGACTTCCCGCCTGGTATGCTAAGGCCTTGCTACCAGGAAAAAGTCATATCCTCCCTCGGGCTCACTAA
- the btg3 gene encoding protein BTG3 isoform X1 produces MKQELAAVFALMKLLVTKLHVQKTELFIEKLLVALKEKFQDHWYPDNPSKGQAYRCIRVNLSNSQDPELMRACKESGVQFCELGLPPVLTLWVDPGEVACRIGEDNPCFSVARFPNNSKSGVEDSSSSGSDSDSSSGMHLLFDFPPGMLRPCYQEKVISSLGLTKASEALQKRPGSFLFSFVHILYIKTCQECKSASSY; encoded by the exons ATGAAGCAGGAGCTTGCGGCCGTGTTTGCGCTTATGAAGTTGCTGGTAACCAAGTTGCATGTGCAAAAAACTGAGCTTTTCATTGAGAAGCTATTGGTTGCCTTAAAGGAGAAATTTCAGGACCACTGGTACCCGGACAATCCCAGTAAAGGACAAGCGTATAG GTGCATTCGAGTGAACTTGTCCAACAGTCAAGATCCAGAACTTATGCGGGCCTGTAAGGAGAGCGGGGTTCAATTCTGTGAGCTGGGATTGCCGCCTGTCCTCACTTTATGGGTGGACCCCGGTGAAGTGGCCTGCAG gATCGGAGAGGACAACCCTTGCTTCTCGGTGGCCAGGTTCCCCAACAACAGTAAAAGTGGCGTTGAAGACAGCTCGTCTTCAGGTAGCGACTCGGACTCGTCATCCGG AATGCATCTGCTTTTCGACTTCCCGCCTGGTATGCTAAGGCCTTGCTACCAGGAAAAAGTCATATCCTCCCTCGGGCTCACTAAGGCTTCAGAGGCCTTGCAGAAGAGGCCTGGATCCTTCTTGTTTTCGTTTGTTCATATTTTATACATTAAAACATGTCAAGAATGCAAGTCAGCTTCTTCATATTGA